A window of Ictalurus furcatus strain D&B chromosome 18, Billie_1.0, whole genome shotgun sequence contains these coding sequences:
- the notch1a gene encoding neurogenic locus notch homolog protein 1 isoform X2 has protein sequence MNRFLLMSLFLGTAPVCEGKGLRCSEPCQNGGACELTAGGKPGCSCPADYAGAQCQFPNPCSPSPCRNGGVCRPRTQGNDVEFACDCTLGFSGPLCLTPVNHACMSSPCRNGGSCSLLTLSTYSCRCPPGWTGKTCQQADPCASNPCANGGRCSAFESHFICTCPPSFHGPTCRQDVNECATTPSPCQNSGACINEVGSYRCHCPPEYAGTHCERPFQPCQPSPCANGGTCTQTSDTGYACTCLPGFTGQDCEHNIDDCVQHACENGGRCMDGVNTYNCHCDKHWTGQYCTEDVDECELSPNACQNGGTCHNTVGGFHCVCVNGWTGDDCSENIDDCASAACYHGATCHDRVASFYCECPHGRTGLLCHLDDACISNPCQKGSNCDTNPVNGMAICTCPPGYTGSACNQDIDECSLGANPCEHGGRCLNTKGSFQCKCLQGYEGPRCEMDVNECKSNPCQNDATCLDQIGGFHCICMPGYEGVFCQINTDDCASQPCLNNGKCIDKINSFHCECPKGFSGSLCRVDVDECASTPCQNGAKCTDGPNKYACECKEGFTGSMCEIDINECASNPCHYGVCKDGVASFACACRPGYAGRLCEININECLSQPCRNGGTCLDRENSYTCSCPKGTTGRNCEINVDDCKRNPCDFGKCIDKINGYECLCEPGYTGATCNANIDDCAPNPCRNGGTCVDGVNSFTCLCPDGFHDSVCLSQRDECASNPCIHGNCQHQANAYVCVCEPGWTGRNCDLNVNECLSNPCVNGGTCRDMTNGYICSCKAGFTGPNCQTNINECASNPCLNQGTCIDDVAGYKCNCLLPYTGELCESVLAPCSTRPCKNRGVCRESEDYQSFSCACPIGWQGQTCEVDINECVKSPCRNGGVCVNSMGGFQCRCNPGFTGDLCETDIDDCTPNPCGNGGVCVDRVNGFTCVCVAGFRGERCTEDIDECVSAPCRNGGNCTDCVNSYTCSCPAGFSGINCEINTPDCTESSCFNGGTCVDGINSFSCVCLPGFTGSYCQHDVNECDSGPCLNGGTCQDGYGTYKCTCPHGYTGTSCQSLVRWCDSAPCKNGGSCWQQGSSFTCQCASGWTGIYCDVPSVSCEVAAQQQGVSVAALCRNGGQCVDAGSTHLCRCQAGYMGSYCQEQVDECVPNPCHNGATCTDYLGGYTCECVAGFHGVNCSKEINECASQPCQNGGTCIDLVNTYKCSCPRGTQGVHCEIDVDDCSPDVDSETGEPRCFNGGRCVDRVGGYGCVCPPGYVGERCEGDVNECLSDPCDPNGSYNCVQLVNSYRCECRTGYTGQRCDTVFDGCKDKPCKNGGTCAVASNTKHGYICKCPPGFSGSSCEYDSSSCGPLRCRHGASCVPGPRCLCPPGYSGRECQTRLDTPCASNPCYNGGTCQTSAEAPFFHCLCPSHFNGLFCHILDYSFNGGRGLDITPPPAESEEAEPRCEVPQCEQRGGDGVCDAACNSHACGWDGGDCSLNFDDPWHECSAALQCWRYFNDGKCDMQCHSAGCLYDGFDCHQLEGQCNPLYDQYCKDHYSDGHCDQGCNSAECGWDGLDCAEDVPQRLASGILVLVVHLPPGELLHNASSFLRQLSALLRTNVALKRHATTGEPLVYPYYGTEHELSKHTRTAHEWNTNPGHLLQRTARSLSALLKPRHRRELDTMEIKGSIVYLEIDNRQCYQQSEECFQSATDVAAFLGALASSGNLNVPYIIEAVTSENEAPGRGEMYPMFLALLVLAVLVLAAVGVVLSRKRKREHGQLWFPEGFKVTETKKKRREPVGEDSVGLKPLKNSDSSLMDEQLSEWAEEDHCKRFRFDEHTTTDIGIQPDPRQWTQQHLDAADLRLTSIAPTPPRADTDTDCVDVNVLGPDGLTPLMIASCSGEVGEEEEGEEGVIANFLWHGADPHQRTERAGETALHLAARYARSDAAKRLLESGADANAQDHAGRTPLHAAVAADAQGVFQILIRNRATDLDARMNDGTTPLILATRLAVEGMVEELINCHADANAIDDSGKSALHWAAAVNNVEAAVVLLKNGANKDLQDNKEETPLFLAAREGSYETAKRLLDHLANRDITDHLDQLPRDIANERMHHDIVRLLEEYNLVQTPPTLTHSPPICSPEAFLGIRTSPGGANNANNAKKPRKPGGKEGGKEMKMKKKKNGDTNILSPMESDVSSPPTMTSPFQQSPPITHHLQGLADSQMGGAHLGMAKPFDSAPPRLSHLGVANNGGGAPTGPCDWLARAQQQQQGAFSAIMPTMHHGANLPQVMGYPTMQSSHLGAPAHLLSNHLHQNHLQHQNSNSANHGLSHHFLGDITSVAELQSNSIQTLLPQETQRLPSTQFLTPPSQHSYSTPMDNTPNHQPQVPDHPFLTPSPGSPDQWSSCSPHSNLSDWSEGISSPPTSIHMSHIPEAFK, from the exons ATGAACCGTTTCTTGTTGATGTCCTTATTTCTCGGGACGGCTCcggtgtgtgaggggaaag GTCTGAGGTGTTCGGAGCCATGTCAGAACGGAGGAGCGTGTGAGCTCACCGCCGGCGGGAAACCAGGCTGCAG CTGCCCCGCGGACTACGCGGGAGCCCAGTGTCAGTTCCCGAACCCGTGCAGTCCATCGCCATGCCGGAACGGAGGTGTGTGTCGTCCGCGCACGCAGGGCAACGACGTGGAGTTTGCGTGTGACTGTACGCTGGGTTTCAGCGGGCCGCTGTGCCTGACACCCGTCAATCACGCCTGCATGAGCTCACCGTGCCGCAACGGAGGATCCTGCTCGCTGCTTACGCTCAGCACCTACAGCTGCCGCTGCCCACCGGGCTGGACAG GTAAGACGTGCCAGCAGGCGGACCCGTGCGCGTCAAACCCCTGCGCCAACGGTGGCCGGTGCTCAGCGTTCGAATCTCACTTTATCTGCACGTGCCCGCCCAGCTTTCACGGGCCCACGTGCCGCCAGGACGTAAACGAGTGCGCCACAACTCCCTCGCCCTGCCAGAACAGCGGCGCGTGTATAAACGAGGTGGGCTCGTACCGCTGCCACTGCCCACCCGAGTACGCTGGCACACACTGTGAGCGCCCCTTCCAGCCCTGCCAGCCTTCTCCCTGTGCTAACGGGGGCACGTGCACGCAGACCAGTGACACCGGCTACGCCTGCACCTGCCTGCCAG GCTTCACCGGGCAGGACTGCGAGCATAACATTGATGACTGTGTTCAGCACGCGTGTGAGAACGGAGGCAGGTGTATGGACGGCGTGAACACATACAACTGCCACTGTGACAAACACTGGACAG GTCAGTACTGCACGGAAGACGTAGACGAGTGCGAGCTCTCTCCGAACGCCTGCCAGAACGGCGGCACGTGTCACAACACGGTGGGCGGCTTCCACTGCGTGTGCGTGAACGGCTGGACGGGCGACGACTGCAGCGAGAACATCGACGACTGCGCCAGCGCAGCCTGCTACCACGGCGCCACATGCCACGACCGCGTCGCATCGTTCTACTGCGAGTGCCCTCACGGGCGCACCG GTCTGCTGTGTCATCTGGATGACGCGTGCATCAGTAACCCGTGTCAGAAAGGCTCCAACTGTGACACCAATCCCGTCAATGGCATGGCCATCTGCACCTGCCCTCCGGGCTACACCGGCTCTGCCTGCAACCAGGACATCGACGAGTGCTCCCTCG ggGCCAATCCATGCGAGCATGGCGGCCGGTGTCTGAACACCAAGGGCTCATTCCAGTGCAAGTGCCTCCAGGGCTATGAGGGGCCACGCTGTGAAATGGACGTGAACGAGTGCAAGTCTAATCCGTGCCAGAACGACGCCACCTGCCTTGATCAGATCGGTGGTTTTCACTGCATTTGTATGCCAG GGTACGAGGGCGTGTTTTGCCAGATCAATACAGATGACTGCGCCTCCCAGCCTTGTCTCAACAACGGCAAATGCATCGACAAGATCAACTCCTTCCATTGCGAGTGCCCTAAAG GATTCTCTGGGAGCCTGTGCCGAGTGGACGTAGACGAGTGTGCAAGTACGCCGTGCCAGAACGGAGCCAAGTGCACTGACGGGCCAAACAAATACGCCTGCGAGTGCAAAGAAG GTTTCACCGGCTCTATGTGCGAGATCGATATAAACGAGTGCGCCTCAAACCCGTGCCACTACGGCGTGTGTAAGGACGGCGTGGCTTCGTTCGCGTGCGCGTGCCGCCCCGGATACGCGGGCCGCCTGTGCGAGATCAACATCAACGAGTGTTTGAGTCAACCGTGCCGTAATGGGGGTACCTGCCTGGACCGGGAGAACTCGTACACCTGCAGCTGTCCTAAAGGAACCACGG GTCGGAACTGTGAGATCAATGTAGATGACTGCAAAAGAAACCCATGTGACTTCGGCAAATGCATCGACAAGATCAACGGATACGAGTGCCTGTGTGAGCCTGGATACACAG GAGCGACGTGTAACGCCAACATCGACGACTGCGCGCCGAACCCGTGCCGTAACGGTGGCACCTGTGTGGACGGCGTGAACTCGTTCACTTGCCTCTGCCCTGACGGCTTCCACGACTCCGTATGCCTCTCACAGCGCGACGAGTGCGCCAGCAACCCCTGCATCCACGGCAACTGTCAGCACCAGGCCAACGC gtacgtgtgcgtgtgtgagccGGGCTGGACGGGCCGGAACTGCGATCTGAACGTGAACGAGTGTTTGTCCAACCCGTGTGTAAACGGCGGAACGTGCCGAGACATGACCAATGGCTACATCTGCAGCTGCAAAGCAGGATTCACAG GTCCGAATTGCCAGACGAACATCAATGAGTGTGCATCCAACCCCTGCCTGAACCAGGGCACCTGTATTGATGATGTAGCTGGATATAAGTGCAACTGCCTGCTGCCCTATACAG GCGAGCTGTGCGAGAGCGTGTTGGCTCCCTGCTCTACACGCCCATGTAAGAACAGAGGTGTGTGTCGCGAGTCTGAGGACTACCAGAGCTTCTCCTGTGCTTGCCCAATTGGCTGGCAAG GTCAGACGTGTGAAGTGGACATCAACGAGTGTGTGAAGTCCCCATGCCGTAATGGCGGCGTGTGCGTGAACTCAATGGGCGGCTTCCAGTGCCGATGTAACCCGGGATTCACGGGAGACCTGTGTGAGACCGACATCGACGACTGCACTCCCA ACCCCTGCGGCAACGGCGGCGTGTGCGTGGACCGCGTGAACGGCTTCACGTGCGTGTGCGTGGCCGGGTTCCGCGGTGAGCGTTGCACCGAGGACATCGACGAGTGCGTGAGCGCCCCCTGCCGCAACGGGGGGAACTGCACAGACTGCGTGAACAGCTACACCTGCAGCTGCCCGGCCGGATTCAGCGGCATCAACTGTGAGATCAACACACCCGACTGCACCGAGAG ctccTGCTTCAACGGCGGTACATGTGTGGATGGGATTAACTCATTCTCATGCGTCTGTCTGCCCGGCTTCACGGGCAGCTACTGCCAACACGACGTAAACGAGTGTGACTCGGGCCCATGCCTGAACGGCGGTACATGCCAAGACGGCTACGGCACCTACAAGTGCACCTGCCCACATGGCTACACGGGCACCAGCTGCcag AGCCTGGTGCGCTGGTGTGATTCCGCCCCTTGTAAAAACGGAGGCTCGTGTTGGCAGCAGGGCTCTTCTTTCACGTGTCAGTGTGCCAGCGGCTGGACTGGAATCTACTGCGACGTGCCCAGCGTCAGCTGCGAGGTCGCCGCTCAGCAGCAAG GTGTATCCGTGGCCGCTCTGTGCCGTAACGGAGGCCAGTGTGTAGATGCAGGCAGCACGCACCTGTGCCGGTGCCAGGCAGGCTACATGGGCAGCTACTGCCAGGAGCAGGTGGACGAGTGTGTGCCAAACCCATGTCACAACGGCGCAACCTGTACCGATTACCTGGGCGGATACACCTGCGAG TGTGTGGCGGGATTCCACGGGGTCAACTGCAGCAAGGAGATCAACGAGTGTGCGTCTCAGCCTTGTCAGAACGGAGGCACCTGCATCGACCTCGTCAATACCTACAAGTGCTCCTGCCCTCGAGGAACGCAAG GCGTTCACTGCGAAATCGACGTGGACGACTGTTCCCCGGACGTGGACTCCGAGACCGGTGAGCCACGCTGTTTTAACGGCGGGCGCTGCGTGGACCGTGTGGGCGGCTACGGGTGTGTTTGCCCGCCGGGCTACGTGGGTGAGCGCTGCGAGGGCGACGTGAACGAGTGCTTGTCCGACCCCTGCGACCCGAACGGATCCTACAACTGCGTCCAGCTGGTGAACAGCTACCGCTGTGAATGCCGCACAGGATACACGG gccagCGCTGTGACACAGTGTTTGACGGTTGTAAGGATAAGCCCTGCAAAAATGGTGGAACCTGTGCAGTCGCCAGCAACACTAAACACGGATACATCTGCAAATGCCCGCCT GGTTTTTCAGGCTCGTCGTGCGAGTATGACTCAAGCTCATGTGGCCCGCTGCGCTGCCGCCACGGTGCCTCCTGTGTCCCGGGTCCGCGCTGCCTTTGCCCGCCGGGTTACAGCGGACGCGAGTGCCAGACACGCCTCGATACTCCATGTGCTTCCAACCCGTGCTACAACGGTGGCACGTGCCAGACGTCTGCCGAAGCCCCGTTCTTCCACTGCCTGTGCCCGTCACACTTCAACGGCCTCTTCTGCCACATCCTAGACTATTCGTTCAACGGGGGCCGGGGCCTGGACATCACCCCTCCGCCAGCCGAGTCAGAAGAGGCGGAGCCACGTTGCGAGGTGCCGCAGTGTGAGCAGCGAGGCGGCGACGGCGTGTGCGACGCAGCCTGCAACAGTCACGCGTGCGGCTGGGACGGCGGGGACTGTTCGCTCAATTTCGACGACCCCTGGCACGAGTGCAGCGCCGCCCTGCAGTGTTGGAGGTACTTCAACGATGGCAAGTGCGACATGCAGTGTCACAGCGCTGGCTGCCTCTACGACGGCTTTGACTGCCACCAGCTGGAGGGCCAGTGCAA TCCCTTGTATGATCAGTACTGTAAGGACCACTACTCGGACGGACACTGCGATCAGGGCTGCAACAGTGCCGAGTGTGGCTGGGACGGGCTGGACTGTGCCGAGGATGTACCGCAGCGTCTGGCATCTGGCATCCTGGTGCTTGTGGTGCACTTGCCACCCGGTGAGCTGCTCCACAACGCTTCCTCCTTCCTGCGCCAGCTTAGCGCCCTGTTGCGCACCAACGTCGCCCTCAAGCGCCACGCCACCACGGGCGAGCCTCTGGTCTACCCGTACTACGGCACCGAACACGAGCTGAGCAAACACACACGTACCGCTCACGAGTGGAACACAAACCCTGGCCACCTGCTGCAGCGTACCGCCAGGAGCCTGTCAGCGTTGCTCAAGCCCCGCCATCGACGAGAGCTGGACACCATGGAGATTAAAGG CTCCATTGTATATCTGGAGATCGATAACCGGCAATGTTACCAGCAGTCAGAAGAGTGTTTTCAGAGTGCAACAGATGTGGCTGCGTTCCTGGGGGCGCTGGCCTCCAGCGGCAATCTCAACGTTCCTTACATTATAGAAGCTGTTACGA GTGAGAACGAGGCCCCAGGCCGTGGAGAGATGTACCCCATGTTCCTGGCTCTCCTGGTCCTGGCTGTGTTGGTCCTGGCTGCCGTCGGAGTTGTGCTGTCACGCAAGCGGAAGCGAGAGCACGGCCAGCTGTGGTTCCCCGAGGGCTTTAAAGTGACCGAAACCAAAAAGAAACGCAGAGAACCTGTCGGAGAGGACTCCGTTGGActtaa GCCTCTGAAGAACTCTGATAGCAGTCTCATGGACGAGCAGCTGAGCGAGTGGGCAGAGGAAGACCACTGCAAACGTTTCAGG TTTGATGAGCACACCACGACAGATATCGGTATCCAGCCGGATCCGCGTCAGTGGACTCAGCAGCATCTCGACGCGGCCGACTTGCGCTTGACCTCGATAGCTCCTACGCCGCCGCGGGCAGACACGGACACCGACTGCGTAGACGTGAACGTGCTTGGCCCGG ATGGCCTGACACCTCTGATGATCGCCTCGTGCAGCGGTGAGGTcggcgaggaggaggagggggaggaaggCGTCATCGCCAACTTCCTGTGGCACGGCGCCGATCCACACCAGCGTACAGAGCGCGCGGGTGAGACGGCGCTGCACCTGGCCGCCCGTTATGCCCGATCCGACGCCGCAAAGCGCCTTCTAGAGTCCGGGGCAGATGCCAACGCACAGGACCACGCGGGACGCACGCCGCTACACGCCGCCGTGGCTGCCGATGCACAAGGAGTCTTTCAG ATCCTAATCCGGAATCGGGCTACAGATCTGGACGCGCGCATGAACGATGGCACGACGCCACTCATCCTGGCCACACGCCTAGCAGTGGAGGGCATGGTTGAGGAGCTCATCAACTGCCACGCCGATGCCAATGCCATTGATGACTCTG GAAAGTCCGCTCTCCATTGGGCCGCTGCTGTCAACAACGTCGAGGCCGCCGTAGTGCTTCTGAAGAACGGGGCCAACAAGGATCTACAGGACAacaag GAGGAAACGCCCCTCTTCTTGGCCGCGCGCGAGGGCAGCTATGAGACGGCAAAGCGCCTCCTCGACCACCTGGCCAACCGCGACATTACGGATCACCTGGATCAGCTGCCACGTGACATCGCCAATGAGCGTATGCACCATGACATTGTGCGTCTGCTGGAAGAATATAACCTGGTTCAGACCCCTCCCACTCTTACTCATTCACCCCCTATCTGCTCGCCCGAGGCCTTCCTGGGCATCAGGACTAGCCCGGGAGGCGCCAATAACGCGAATAACGCAAAGAAACCCCGCAAACccggagggaaggagggaggaaaggagatgaagatgaaaaagaaaaagaacggAGACACGAACATCCTTTCTCCGATGGAATCGGATGTCTCCTCACCCCCGACCATGACATCGCCCTTCCAACAGTCCCCACCTATCACCCATCACCTGCAAGGGTTGGCTGACTCCCAAATGGGCGGGGCTCACCTGGGGATGGCAAAGCCATTTGACTCCGCTCCTCCACGCTTGTCTCATCTCGGAGTGGCTAATAACGGAGGTGGAGCTCCAACGGGGCCATGCGATTGGCTGGCAAGggcacagcagcagcaacaaggGGCATTCTCGGCTATAATGCCGACAATGCACCACGGCGCTAACTTGCCGCAGGTGATGGGCTATCCCACAATGCAAAGCAGCCACCTGGGCGCACCAGCTCACCTGCTGTCCAACCACTTGCATCAAAACCATCTGCAGCACCAAAACTCAAATTCTGCCAATCATGGCCTCTCTCACCACTTCCTGGGTGACATCACTTCGGTAGCAGAACTTCAGTCCAACTCAATCCAAACCTTGCTCCCGCAGGAGACGCAGCGCCTTCCCAGCACGCAGTTCCTGACTCCTCCTTCTCAGCACAGTTACTCCACCCCCATGGACAACACGCCGAATCACCAGCCACAGGTCCCTGATCATCCCTTCCTGACTCCATCCCCTGGCTCTCCTGACCAATGGTCTAGCTGCTCTCCACATTCCAACttatctgattggtcagagggaaTCTCGAGCCCACCCACCAGCATTCATATGAGTCACATCCCCGAAGCATTCAAGTAA